One Chloroflexota bacterium DNA window includes the following coding sequences:
- a CDS encoding YafY family transcriptional regulator translates to MYSPTTRLLTILELLQSHQRMRGAELASRLEISQRTVRRYVVMLQDMGIPVEAERGPDGAYYLGRGYTIPPLMINPAEALALVLGLRMIQALQFPVDATAIEGAIAKLERVMPTILLDQVRAFQEAITFHVAPPLTFLQPSIVASLSVAVHTRQQVWLSYQTYNGDSSARVFDPYGIVYYQGYWYSVGYCHQRNDLRTFRIDRIQELKLLNQPFERPQDFDALHHMHTTLATMAGPYAVEVVFDATIEQVRHVLPPAAGTFEQSDVGIIWRRETYELTSIAHRLLQIDLPATIRQPAELKEMMHQLAAKALRMTLNQHP, encoded by the coding sequence ATGTATAGCCCAACAACTCGTTTGTTAACGATCCTCGAACTCTTACAATCGCATCAGCGGATGCGCGGTGCTGAGCTTGCCAGTCGCCTCGAAATTAGCCAACGCACAGTGCGCCGCTATGTGGTGATGCTCCAAGATATGGGCATTCCGGTTGAGGCTGAGCGTGGACCCGATGGTGCTTACTATCTTGGTCGCGGCTACACCATCCCGCCCTTGATGATTAATCCAGCTGAGGCATTGGCACTCGTGCTGGGATTGCGCATGATTCAGGCTTTGCAATTTCCAGTTGATGCGACCGCGATTGAGGGTGCAATCGCCAAACTCGAACGGGTTATGCCAACAATTCTGCTTGATCAGGTACGAGCCTTCCAAGAGGCGATTACGTTTCATGTTGCTCCACCGCTTACCTTTTTGCAGCCAAGCATCGTCGCCAGCTTAAGTGTGGCGGTGCATACGCGCCAGCAGGTATGGCTGAGCTATCAAACATACAATGGGGATTCATCGGCACGGGTGTTTGATCCCTATGGAATTGTCTATTATCAAGGGTATTGGTACAGCGTTGGCTATTGTCACCAACGCAATGATCTGCGCACTTTTCGGATTGATCGCATTCAAGAGCTAAAGTTGCTCAATCAGCCATTTGAGCGTCCCCAAGATTTCGACGCGTTACACCATATGCACACCACGTTGGCCACCATGGCAGGACCATATGCGGTTGAGGTTGTTTTCGACGCAACGATCGAACAGGTGCGCCATGTGTTGCCACCCGCAGCCGGAACCTTTGAGCAAAGCGACGTTGGGATTATTTGGCGGCGGGAAACCTACGAATTAACCTCGATTGCTCACCGCTTGTTACAAATTGATCTGCCAGCTACTATTCGCCAACCAGCTGAATTAAAGGAGATGATGCATCAGCTGGCAGCAAAGGCACTGCGAATGACGCTTAATCAACATCCATAG
- a CDS encoding SDR family NAD(P)-dependent oxidoreductase has product MTSQQKVVLITGASSGIGQATAELLAAKGFRVFGTSRNPISHKHSFTWLPLDVRSDDSVDAAVQSLLGQTGQLDILVNNAGYVQFGAVEESSIADAQAQFDTNLFGVIRMIKAVMPIMRQQGSGHIINVSSIVGHIAPPYGGLYSASKFALEGLSESLSAEVRQFGVSVSLIEPSYVNTPFVAQWPTTAIDDYTPGRQSAQQSLVTNAKKGMDPGAVARVILRAATSKPRLRYPVGVDGTIALMLQRVLPEAVFEAFKRRLFSGSKTAA; this is encoded by the coding sequence ATGACATCGCAACAAAAGGTCGTGCTCATCACGGGCGCATCATCGGGGATTGGTCAAGCAACTGCGGAACTCTTGGCAGCCAAAGGATTTCGGGTTTTCGGCACGAGCCGCAACCCGATTTCACACAAGCACTCATTTACTTGGCTACCGCTGGATGTCCGCTCGGACGATTCGGTGGATGCAGCGGTTCAATCGCTGCTGGGCCAGACCGGACAACTTGATATCCTCGTCAATAATGCAGGTTATGTGCAGTTTGGCGCGGTTGAGGAAAGTAGCATTGCCGATGCGCAAGCTCAGTTCGATACCAATCTGTTCGGTGTTATCCGCATGATCAAAGCGGTAATGCCGATTATGCGCCAGCAAGGTAGCGGCCACATTATCAATGTTAGCTCGATTGTTGGGCACATTGCGCCGCCATACGGCGGCCTGTATAGCGCGAGCAAATTTGCCTTGGAAGGCCTGAGCGAATCCCTTAGCGCCGAGGTTCGGCAGTTCGGCGTGAGCGTCTCACTGATCGAGCCAAGCTATGTGAACACGCCGTTCGTCGCGCAGTGGCCAACCACCGCGATTGACGACTATACCCCAGGTCGCCAAAGTGCCCAGCAAAGCCTTGTCACAAATGCCAAGAAAGGCATGGACCCTGGCGCAGTCGCCCGTGTGATCCTTCGCGCCGCGACTAGCAAGCCCCGTCTGCGCTATCCCGTTGGCGTGGATGGAACAATCGCCCTGATGCTCCAGCGTGTGCTCCCAGAGGCAGTATTTGAGGCGTTCAAACGCCGTCTGTTCAGTGGTAGCAAGACCGCTGCCTAG
- a CDS encoding SUMF1/EgtB/PvdO family nonheme iron enzyme codes for MVCPRCSTELKTGARFCPKCGAGLPRWTGRLANGDVLIDRYVVVRPLARGGMGAVYLATDRRLGDAPVALKEMTGLHQPGDTDAWERAVGEFRREASLLARLSHPNLPRVIDQFRHDENEFLVMEYVEGQTLRSEMEGRTEPLALETVIDWMRQLTNVLQYLHNQNPPIIYRDLKPPNIMLRPDGRIALIDFGIARLFKHGQEGDTVIYGTPGYAPPEQYGFGQTDHRSDIYSLAMVIHELLTRFEPAKRESTRPPLAHNLRNTVPPALSEVLHRAMHPDPADRYQSMRDFQMAVDHSLNQNQVAALPDATVLHQATIAKPKAANWWWLALALVGIGLIGFLLARTFGVFAPEVQPTSVAQITPSLAEPTPIEATAVPIVIGPAPPGMLAIPGGTFVIGSDAGSPNEQPVGRGYLPTFYIDRTEVTVAAYRACVEQQRCSEPADRSSLTVADYYDNAQYAEYPMINVSWQQALTYCQAQNKRLPSEAEWERAARGTEGRIYPWGDQWDASLLNAWGAGVAGDTRAVGSYPNGATPEGVLDLAGNVWEWTSSLDLPYPYNAADGREVPTQPGSRIVRGSFSGTNPENARAAVRERRDPELPLNIIGFRCVTNDFYVPEGMDFIAGGRWTMGATAEDLAHYKEVYGWQGLQNEEPATPISTTAFYLDRTEVSNQAYAEFINATDRAVPTNSFDPVGLSLWLPDRTVPISLSQHPVVNVTWDDARSYCEWRGKRLPTEAEWERAARGDQRTIFPWGDQADASLLNNKDFGPGRTMPVGTLPNAGPYGTLDLAGNVWEWTQSLYIPYPYHPNDGRELPTGAGSRVLRGGSWFDDLMSAHTTGRNSFRPDLANINVGFRCAQDVAP; via the coding sequence ATGGTTTGTCCACGCTGTTCAACCGAATTAAAAACTGGGGCACGCTTTTGCCCCAAGTGTGGTGCTGGTCTACCCCGTTGGACTGGCCGCCTTGCCAATGGCGATGTATTGATTGATCGCTATGTGGTGGTTCGCCCGTTGGCCCGTGGTGGCATGGGCGCGGTTTATTTGGCGACCGATCGGCGGCTTGGTGATGCTCCAGTCGCGCTCAAAGAGATGACGGGTTTGCATCAACCAGGCGATACCGATGCTTGGGAACGCGCTGTTGGCGAGTTTCGGCGCGAGGCTTCGCTCTTGGCGCGGCTAAGTCACCCCAATTTGCCGCGCGTGATCGACCAATTTCGCCATGACGAAAACGAATTTTTGGTGATGGAATATGTCGAGGGTCAAACGCTCCGCTCCGAAATGGAAGGCCGCACCGAGCCGTTGGCCTTGGAAACGGTGATCGATTGGATGCGCCAATTGACCAACGTGCTGCAATATTTACATAATCAAAACCCACCGATTATCTATCGCGATCTCAAGCCGCCGAATATTATGCTGCGCCCCGATGGCCGAATTGCCCTGATCGATTTTGGCATCGCTCGCTTGTTCAAACATGGTCAAGAAGGCGATACGGTGATTTATGGCACGCCTGGTTATGCGCCGCCTGAGCAATATGGCTTTGGTCAAACCGACCATCGCTCGGATATTTATAGTTTGGCGATGGTCATTCACGAATTGTTGACCCGTTTTGAGCCAGCCAAACGTGAAAGTACCCGCCCGCCGTTGGCGCATAATTTGCGTAATACTGTGCCACCTGCCTTGAGCGAGGTGCTGCACCGTGCAATGCATCCTGATCCTGCTGATCGTTATCAATCAATGCGCGATTTTCAAATGGCAGTCGATCATTCATTAAATCAAAATCAGGTTGCCGCCTTGCCTGATGCCACAGTGCTGCATCAAGCGACGATTGCCAAGCCCAAAGCTGCAAATTGGTGGTGGCTGGCGCTGGCCTTGGTTGGTATTGGCTTGATTGGCTTTTTGCTGGCCCGCACCTTTGGCGTATTTGCGCCTGAGGTTCAGCCAACCAGCGTGGCCCAAATTACGCCTAGCCTAGCTGAGCCAACTCCGATCGAAGCCACGGCTGTGCCGATCGTGATTGGGCCAGCTCCGCCGGGGATGTTGGCGATTCCTGGTGGCACATTTGTGATTGGTAGCGATGCTGGCTCACCTAACGAGCAGCCAGTTGGTCGCGGCTATCTGCCAACCTTTTATATTGATCGCACTGAGGTGACGGTAGCGGCCTATCGCGCCTGTGTCGAGCAACAACGCTGTAGCGAGCCAGCTGATCGTAGTTCGCTGACGGTCGCTGATTATTACGATAACGCCCAATATGCTGAATATCCGATGATTAATGTTTCGTGGCAACAAGCCTTGACCTACTGCCAAGCTCAAAATAAACGCTTGCCCAGTGAGGCCGAGTGGGAGCGGGCGGCGCGGGGCACTGAAGGCCGCATCTATCCATGGGGCGACCAGTGGGATGCCAGTTTGCTGAATGCTTGGGGCGCTGGAGTTGCTGGCGATACCCGCGCAGTTGGCAGTTATCCTAATGGTGCTACGCCCGAAGGCGTTTTGGATTTAGCTGGCAATGTTTGGGAATGGACGAGCAGCCTTGATTTGCCCTACCCCTACAATGCTGCTGATGGCCGTGAAGTGCCAACCCAACCTGGCTCGCGGATTGTGCGCGGCAGTTTTAGCGGCACGAATCCTGAGAATGCTCGCGCGGCGGTGCGCGAACGACGCGACCCTGAATTGCCCTTAAATATTATTGGCTTTCGCTGCGTCACCAACGATTTTTATGTGCCCGAAGGCATGGATTTTATTGCGGGCGGGCGCTGGACGATGGGCGCAACTGCCGAAGATTTGGCGCATTACAAAGAAGTCTATGGATGGCAAGGCTTGCAAAATGAAGAACCAGCAACTCCAATTTCGACCACGGCCTTTTATCTTGATCGTACTGAAGTGTCCAACCAAGCCTATGCTGAGTTTATTAATGCGACTGATCGCGCTGTCCCGACCAATTCATTTGATCCGGTTGGGCTTTCATTGTGGTTGCCCGATCGCACAGTACCAATCTCGCTGAGCCAACATCCAGTTGTCAATGTAACCTGGGATGATGCCCGCAGCTATTGCGAATGGCGTGGCAAACGGCTACCGACCGAAGCCGAGTGGGAACGGGCGGCGCGTGGCGATCAGCGCACGATTTTCCCATGGGGCGATCAAGCTGATGCTAGTTTGCTCAACAACAAGGATTTTGGGCCAGGCCGAACTATGCCCGTTGGCACATTGCCAAACGCTGGCCCCTATGGCACACTAGATCTTGCAGGCAACGTGTGGGAATGGACACAATCGCTGTATATTCCCTATCCGTATCATCCCAATGATGGGCGCGAGTTGCCGACTGGCGCAGGTTCGCGGGTATTGCGCGGTGGTTCGTGGTTCGATGATCTGATGTCAGCGCATACCACAGGCCGCAATTCGTTCCGCCCCGACCTTGCCAATATCAATGTTGGTTTTCGGTGTGCACAGGATGTTGCACCATAA
- a CDS encoding TetR/AcrR family transcriptional regulator, translating to MAGKKAFEPQRVLEKAMNAFWERGYEGLSIEDLVQVTGIGRGSLYGTFGDKHALYLAALNQYTAAIKAQTMAILAQTGSLQVILGQLFQAQVDALLHDPARRGCFLVNASLEIAPHDHAVNEIIQSALNEFEEALYRLLIKAQVAGELSWQHDPHQLAHFLVGTFISLRVLARSQQQRGMLDDIVKTALSIFN from the coding sequence ATGGCAGGCAAGAAAGCATTTGAGCCTCAACGGGTTCTCGAAAAAGCCATGAACGCCTTTTGGGAACGTGGGTACGAAGGGCTATCAATCGAAGATCTCGTCCAAGTTACGGGAATCGGGCGCGGTAGCCTCTATGGAACGTTTGGCGATAAACATGCGCTATACCTAGCAGCGCTTAATCAGTATACTGCCGCTATTAAAGCCCAAACTATGGCTATTTTGGCGCAAACTGGCTCACTCCAAGTTATATTAGGCCAGCTTTTCCAAGCCCAGGTTGATGCTTTGCTGCACGACCCAGCGCGCCGTGGCTGTTTTTTGGTTAATGCATCCTTAGAAATAGCTCCGCATGATCATGCCGTTAACGAGATCATCCAGTCGGCCTTGAACGAGTTCGAAGAAGCGCTCTATCGGCTGCTGATCAAGGCGCAGGTTGCGGGTGAACTCTCGTGGCAACACGATCCCCATCAATTGGCGCATTTCTTAGTAGGAACCTTTATCAGCCTGCGCGTGCTTGCGCGGAGCCAGCAGCAGCGGGGAATGCTCGACGATATCGTAAAAACAGCGTTATCGATTTTCAACTAA
- a CDS encoding NADP-dependent oxidoreductase, protein MKAFFIERYGNKDRVRVGDLPIPELRDTDLLIQIHAAGVNPLDNKIRDGEFKAILPYRFPLILGNDVAGVVVKVGAKVQRFKLGDEVYARPAADRIGTFAEFIAINEADVAIKPKKLSMAEAASFPLVGLTAWQALIEQAQLKKGQKIFIQAGSGGVGTIAIQLAKHVGAIVATTTSKANFDFVKRLGADIVIDYKTEDFETILKDYDVVLHSQEAAIGEKSLRVLKPGGTLISISGPPDPAFGQEIGAKWPIRMLLRFLSYRIRKKAKQRQVRYSFLFMRAHGEQLSELSSLIDAGIIHPIVDRSFAFEATKEALDYVETGRVKGKVVITMR, encoded by the coding sequence ATGAAAGCCTTCTTCATCGAGCGCTATGGCAACAAGGATCGGGTGCGGGTTGGCGATCTGCCAATTCCAGAACTGCGAGATACTGATCTATTGATTCAGATCCACGCCGCTGGCGTTAACCCGTTGGATAACAAAATCAGGGATGGCGAGTTCAAAGCTATCTTGCCATATCGCTTCCCACTTATTTTGGGCAATGATGTCGCTGGGGTTGTAGTTAAGGTTGGAGCAAAGGTACAGCGATTCAAGCTAGGCGATGAGGTCTATGCTCGGCCAGCAGCAGACCGCATTGGAACCTTTGCCGAATTCATTGCAATCAACGAAGCTGATGTTGCGATCAAGCCCAAAAAACTGAGCATGGCTGAAGCAGCTTCCTTCCCGTTGGTTGGCCTGACCGCTTGGCAAGCCTTGATTGAACAAGCACAGCTCAAAAAAGGCCAAAAAATCTTCATCCAGGCAGGTTCCGGCGGAGTTGGGACAATTGCAATTCAGCTGGCCAAACATGTGGGGGCGATTGTCGCGACAACCACGAGCAAGGCAAATTTCGATTTTGTGAAGCGCCTCGGGGCCGATATTGTGATTGATTACAAGACCGAGGATTTCGAAACAATCCTGAAAGATTATGATGTGGTCTTGCATAGTCAAGAGGCAGCAATCGGCGAAAAATCGCTTCGGGTGCTAAAGCCTGGCGGAACGCTGATCTCGATTTCGGGGCCACCTGATCCGGCGTTTGGTCAAGAAATTGGCGCGAAGTGGCCCATTCGCATGCTTTTGCGCTTTTTGAGCTATCGCATTCGCAAAAAAGCGAAACAACGGCAGGTACGCTATTCATTTCTATTTATGCGGGCGCACGGCGAGCAGCTCAGCGAACTGAGTTCATTGATCGACGCTGGAATTATCCACCCGATTGTGGATCGAAGCTTTGCCTTTGAAGCAACCAAAGAGGCCTTGGACTACGTTGAAACAGGCCGAGTAAAAGGCAAGGTCGTCATCACGATGCGCTAA
- a CDS encoding response regulator, with the protein MLKTVLLVDPDWITRTLMRYHLRRAGYTVYEADSCTLAAQLNEQYQPEFIILDEAISTEHSNALNCRDHQNYILLTDLPQPRTTGRLSLAKPITGHNLISQLQAYRA; encoded by the coding sequence ATGCTAAAGACTGTTTTGCTGGTTGATCCCGACTGGATCACCCGAACGCTCATGAGATATCACCTTCGCCGGGCAGGCTATACAGTCTACGAAGCCGATTCCTGCACTCTCGCGGCTCAACTGAACGAGCAATATCAGCCAGAATTTATCATCCTTGATGAAGCGATTTCAACCGAGCACAGCAATGCGCTCAATTGCCGCGATCATCAGAACTATATTTTGCTGACCGATCTGCCGCAACCCCGAACCACTGGCCGTTTGAGCTTAGCCAAGCCAATTACTGGCCATAATTTAATTAGCCAATTACAAGCCTATCGGGCATAG
- a CDS encoding ABC-F family ATP-binding cassette domain-containing protein — translation MNIINLETISKAYGPKVLFENISLGLASGDRIGLIGVNGSGKSTLLKIAAGLEQPDTGRVTLRKDCRIGYLAQDPPMDANQTVLEYVYAAAGEGATLLSQYTLASVQLEQDPNDTKALAAVAELSERLTTLDAWDTELSARTVLSRLGITTLDAQLGTLSGGQRKRVAMARVLIEKPDLLILDEPTNHIDPTTVAWLEGYLANLQGALLLITHDRYFLDRVVTAIVELEDHQLFSYPGNYERFVVERIERERQRAKAELDHRNEVRRELAWLRQGAQARTTKQQARVDRANALINQERRQERGTLELESTGRRIGKKLIEMHGVNKQIAGKTLLSNFEYQLTRDDRLGIIGPNGVGKSTLLNLIAGRLQPDSGELVVGETIHVAYYDQSSSDLNPNQRLIDYVSDGAELVQTGEGLRTASQMLERFLFPNNQHWDYIHSLSGGERRRLYLLRTLMRNPNVLLLDEPSNDLDVQTIAILEEYIEQFNGAVIIVSHDRAFLDNTVDHLLIFEGDGKVRHFPGDYSAYREVYEREQSALKAVTKPSTQERPREQKPRKLSFKEQRELSELEKTIANLEARQNELNAALNNAGSDYQAYTRLHTELEQVSQSLEQSYERWMELSELASAS, via the coding sequence ATGAACATTATCAATTTAGAAACTATTTCCAAAGCCTATGGCCCTAAAGTGTTGTTTGAAAATATTTCTTTAGGCTTAGCAAGCGGCGATCGAATTGGCTTAATCGGGGTCAATGGCAGTGGTAAATCGACCTTATTAAAAATTGCTGCTGGTTTAGAACAACCAGATACTGGCCGCGTAACCTTGCGCAAAGATTGCCGAATTGGCTATTTGGCTCAAGATCCGCCGATGGATGCCAACCAAACGGTGTTGGAATATGTGTATGCGGCGGCGGGCGAAGGTGCAACCTTGCTTAGCCAATATACGCTTGCCAGTGTGCAGCTTGAGCAAGACCCTAACGATACCAAAGCGCTGGCTGCCGTAGCCGAGTTGAGCGAACGTTTGACCACGCTTGATGCTTGGGATACCGAGTTGAGCGCTCGAACGGTGCTTTCGCGGCTTGGCATTACCACGCTTGATGCCCAACTTGGCACGCTCTCTGGCGGCCAACGCAAGCGTGTGGCGATGGCGCGGGTGCTGATCGAAAAGCCCGATTTGCTGATTCTCGATGAGCCAACCAACCATATCGACCCAACTACCGTGGCTTGGCTGGAAGGTTATTTAGCCAATTTGCAAGGCGCGTTGCTGCTGATCACCCACGATCGCTACTTTTTGGATCGGGTGGTGACGGCGATTGTTGAGCTTGAAGATCATCAATTATTTTCGTATCCAGGCAATTACGAGCGCTTTGTGGTCGAACGAATTGAGCGCGAACGCCAACGCGCCAAGGCCGAGCTTGACCATCGCAACGAGGTGCGCCGCGAATTGGCTTGGTTGCGTCAAGGTGCGCAAGCTCGAACCACCAAACAACAAGCCCGCGTCGATCGCGCTAATGCCTTGATCAACCAAGAGCGCCGCCAAGAGCGTGGAACCTTGGAGCTTGAATCGACAGGCCGACGGATTGGCAAAAAGCTGATCGAAATGCATGGCGTGAATAAGCAAATTGCTGGCAAAACCTTGCTGAGCAATTTTGAATATCAGCTTACTCGCGACGATCGGCTGGGAATTATCGGCCCAAACGGGGTTGGCAAATCGACCTTGCTCAATTTGATCGCAGGCCGTTTGCAGCCTGATAGTGGCGAATTGGTGGTGGGCGAAACCATCCATGTGGCCTATTACGATCAAAGTAGCAGCGATCTTAACCCCAACCAACGCTTGATCGATTATGTCAGTGATGGTGCTGAGTTGGTGCAAACAGGCGAGGGTTTACGCACCGCCAGCCAAATGCTTGAGCGCTTTTTGTTCCCGAATAATCAGCATTGGGATTATATCCACAGCTTGTCGGGGGGCGAACGCCGCCGCCTTTATTTATTACGAACCCTGATGCGCAATCCCAATGTGTTGCTGCTCGACGAACCCAGCAACGATCTTGATGTGCAGACGATTGCAATTTTGGAAGAATACATTGAGCAATTTAATGGCGCAGTGATTATCGTCTCGCACGATCGGGCTTTTCTCGATAACACGGTTGATCATTTGCTGATTTTCGAGGGCGATGGCAAGGTGCGCCACTTCCCAGGCGATTACTCGGCCTATCGTGAAGTCTACGAACGCGAGCAATCAGCACTCAAGGCTGTAACCAAACCGTCAACTCAAGAGCGGCCACGCGAGCAAAAACCGCGTAAACTGAGCTTCAAAGAGCAACGCGAATTGAGCGAACTCGAAAAAACCATCGCCAACTTAGAAGCCCGCCAAAACGAATTGAATGCAGCATTGAATAACGCAGGCAGCGATTATCAAGCCTATACCCGTTTGCACACCGAACTTGAGCAGGTCAGCCAAAGCTTAGAACAAAGCTACGAACGCTGGATGGAACTTTCTGAGCTAGCGTCGGCTTCGTAA
- a CDS encoding hybrid sensor histidine kinase/response regulator — MQATPELILIVDDQTTNVMVLQRMLERAGYATACARSGFEALTMLEQQVPDLILLDVMMPEMDGYQTLQAIRERNHLPFIPIIFVSAKQTTADTVTGLDLGADDYVTKPVNRDELLARMRVLLRLKHTRRALHREQERLRFLYRVSQTLHRSLDIDQVLPEALNAINELLGASRGSVLLLDDQNRVWRRILFRPHLPPAEAEQAIQAVLREGLASYALRTGEVQIVEDAQNDPRWKHFYDDREEIGSALALPLHNYAQNTIIGVFILVHPQRNFFRTELETLIKALTDQLSVALTNAAVYTRLREAEDSRDGFIQMLTHDLRAPLAGMVGCFDALMTTQLDDDGKLFVELGFRAGAAQQRLIDDLLDVYKAEAGRLVLSQETTSLQRLGELLSEQVLGITVEQQLSFELDLPAEPLVVLDEHKMVRVLANLVSNGIKWTRPGGTIRVVGTVDQAQQLITLNVSDTGQGIAAEDIPHIFDKFYQGRTTAQSRGTGLGLTFCNLAVGAHGGTISVDSQVGKGTTVTVQLPWKE; from the coding sequence ATGCAAGCAACACCCGAACTAATTTTGATTGTGGATGATCAAACCACCAATGTGATGGTGTTACAGCGGATGTTGGAACGCGCTGGTTATGCTACTGCCTGTGCTCGCAGCGGCTTCGAAGCCTTGACCATGCTCGAACAGCAAGTCCCCGATTTGATTTTACTTGACGTAATGATGCCGGAAATGGATGGCTACCAGACGTTGCAGGCAATTCGTGAGCGCAACCATCTGCCATTTATTCCAATTATCTTTGTTTCGGCCAAGCAAACCACCGCCGATACGGTAACTGGGTTGGATTTGGGCGCTGATGATTACGTTACCAAGCCCGTCAATCGTGATGAATTGCTGGCTCGTATGCGCGTGCTGTTGCGCTTGAAACATACGCGCCGTGCGCTCCATCGGGAACAAGAACGTTTGCGCTTTCTCTATCGGGTTTCGCAAACCTTGCATCGCTCGTTGGATATTGATCAAGTGTTGCCCGAAGCCTTGAATGCGATCAACGAGCTGTTGGGAGCCAGCCGTGGTAGCGTGTTGCTGCTCGATGATCAAAATCGGGTTTGGCGGCGGATTCTGTTTCGACCACATTTGCCGCCTGCCGAGGCTGAACAAGCGATTCAGGCGGTGCTACGTGAAGGCTTGGCCTCGTATGCCTTGCGCACTGGCGAAGTCCAAATCGTCGAAGATGCCCAAAACGATCCCCGTTGGAAGCATTTTTATGATGATCGTGAGGAAATTGGCTCGGCGCTGGCCTTGCCATTACATAATTATGCCCAAAATACGATCATCGGCGTATTTATCTTGGTGCATCCCCAACGTAATTTCTTCCGCACCGAGCTAGAAACCCTGATCAAAGCATTGACTGATCAATTAAGCGTGGCCTTGACCAATGCGGCGGTCTACACCCGTTTGCGCGAAGCTGAAGATAGCCGCGATGGCTTTATTCAAATGCTGACCCACGACTTACGCGCACCGTTGGCAGGCATGGTTGGCTGCTTCGATGCCTTGATGACCACCCAGCTTGATGATGATGGCAAATTGTTTGTCGAGCTTGGCTTTCGAGCCGGAGCTGCCCAACAACGCCTGATCGACGATTTGCTCGATGTGTATAAGGCTGAGGCTGGGCGTTTGGTGCTTAGCCAGGAAACCACCAGCTTGCAGCGTTTGGGTGAATTGCTGAGTGAGCAAGTTTTGGGAATTACGGTTGAACAACAACTAAGCTTTGAGCTTGATCTGCCAGCCGAGCCATTGGTGGTGCTTGATGAGCATAAAATGGTGCGCGTATTGGCCAATTTGGTCAGCAATGGCATCAAATGGACGCGGCCAGGTGGTACAATTCGCGTGGTTGGCACGGTTGATCAAGCGCAGCAACTGATTACCCTAAACGTCAGCGATACGGGGCAGGGGATTGCTGCCGAAGATATTCCGCATATTTTCGATAAATTTTATCAAGGTCGTACTACCGCCCAATCGCGGGGTACTGGGCTGGGCTTGACCTTTTGCAATTTAGCGGTTGGTGCTCATGGCGGCACAATTAGCGTGGATAGCCAAGTAGGCAAGGGGACGACGGTCACCGTGCAGCTACCTTGGAAGGAGTAA
- a CDS encoding response regulator transcription factor, whose product MPARWRILVVDDDTIIRRTLVSNLLNDGFEVMAAESGQSALTMVESSWPDLAILDLMMPGMTGFELSDRLRRYVEIPVIMLTSISDEATTVRGLEQHADDYMTKPYRYPELRARVNKLLTKSYEGGLHPGELVVIDEDLSVNFGQHILLRKGEAIPLEPIELRVLYLLLQTPTVAVATTTLLRKAWGLGEEGDQSSLWVRIRSLRTKLEDNPSKPIYLKTVRGVGYVFDVQPRRGL is encoded by the coding sequence ATGCCAGCACGATGGCGTATTCTTGTAGTTGATGATGACACGATTATTCGCCGCACGCTCGTGAGCAATTTGCTTAACGATGGGTTTGAAGTAATGGCGGCAGAATCAGGCCAATCGGCCTTGACCATGGTCGAAAGTTCATGGCCTGATCTGGCGATTCTCGATTTGATGATGCCTGGCATGACTGGTTTTGAACTATCCGACCGTTTGCGGCGCTATGTGGAAATTCCAGTGATTATGCTGACCTCGATTTCCGATGAGGCTACAACTGTACGCGGCCTTGAGCAGCATGCCGATGATTATATGACCAAGCCCTACCGCTACCCTGAATTGCGTGCACGGGTCAATAAACTGCTGACCAAATCGTATGAAGGTGGCTTGCATCCAGGCGAGTTGGTGGTAATTGACGAAGATCTCTCAGTTAATTTTGGTCAGCATATTCTGTTGCGCAAAGGTGAGGCAATTCCGTTGGAGCCGATTGAGCTACGGGTCTTGTACTTACTGTTGCAAACACCAACTGTGGCGGTGGCAACCACAACCCTGTTGCGCAAGGCTTGGGGCTTGGGCGAAGAGGGTGATCAATCCTCGTTGTGGGTGCGAATTCGCTCGTTGCGCACCAAACTTGAGGACAATCCATCAAAGCCAATCTACTTAAAGACTGTGCGTGGCGTGGGCTATGTGTTCGACGTGCAACCACGGCGCGGCTTGTAA